AAAGGGGGGAGATGATGCCGCCGGAAAATTATTCGATTTCTCCGCACCAGAATTCCCCTGTAGAATATGTCGCGTACTGGATTAATTATAAGAAGAGTACAGAGAATAGGCTGTCTGCAATGGATGGATTGTAGTCTACATGGATACCCAAAAATTGATTGAACTATTGAACTCTGTTTGGTCGATGAGAAAgtggaaaatgaaagaaaataatcAAATAAAGTATAACAACgcgctaaatatatatataaagtagaaAAACTCGACAAAAGAAAGGGTGAATGTTACTTTTGTCGGAATAACAACAATAAACTAATAAGTTAAAGAGAGAAAATTGCTTTTGGACAGCAGAGCCATAAGATCTAACTTCTCTGTTCGAAAACACAATCTAGACAGAGAGACAGAGAGATGACCTTCGTGAGAATTGTGTCGAGAAGTTCCACCCCTGCTTTTGAATCAGAAATCTCCGCTGGGTAATTattactggaaaaaaaaaaaaaaaaaaaaacagagagagcaagagaaattttatttttttcaagaatcGAAAATTGAGGGGAAATAAAAAAGTTCAGGATTTGATTATGCAGAAGGTACTTGATATGATATCTCCAAGGTGGGATATGGTCGTGGATGGCGGGGCTGAATGGACCAAAACGACGTGGTTTTGGGCAAACCACGTCACAGGTTGCCGAGACGCTCTGCTGATACGCGCAGCGATTCATCTTCCCAAATCAAAGATCTGCACAGAACGCCTGTAAAACCccctaaaaaaaaaaggaacccgaACAAAAACAgatataaaaaaacaaaaatcaaagcaaaacaagaacaaaaaatTGAAGAgctatagttttttttttcttcttcttttaaaaGAAAAGTTCGTCGAGCAGCGTCACCAGAACAGACTTAAAAAAACAAGGAAgctagagaggaagaagaagaccTGAGCTGTCTGCGGAAGGGCCCTTCGGGAGAAGGGTGTGGGGAGGACACAGAACACGTAAAGAGAGGCCCCGGAAAAAGAGATGACGGtgaaggagagggagagggagagggagagggagataaGAGTAGGGTAGGCCAAGCATTCATAGAGATACAGAACCACGTCAGCAGCTGACTGGTGATCTGGGGCGAACCACAAATAGCCACCTGTCATGGCAGGCTCCACTTCTTCACTAATTGACCTGTTAAAACTGCAAACAGAAGCTGACGCTCGTTAGAATCTGCTTTCCTCTTAGTAGTTCTTGGATGCCCTAGCCATGCTTTTCAATGTAACAACATTCTCTTTATGTCTTTCCCTGAAATAGCCCCGTATTGGaacccaataaaaaaaaaaaaaaaaaaaatcttatttcagAAGATAATATGCatagtttttaaattttatattaaaataataaaaaatttaatataatttaatattatattttatttaaatataaattctcCACCAAATATAGGATAAAATTATTTCGGAAGATACAAATTGTTAGGTAGTCTGCAAAATTTGCTTCACAAAAGTAGATCTAAAAGTGGTAGGGGAGGTAAAGCATGGAGGAAAGGTGTTGATAAGATGAAATCTGATAGTGGGACGGGCAAGAAAAAGATCTTCTCTTCATATAAGGAGCTTCATAGAGTGCTAAGGGAGGTAAGGGCTGTGCAAAATGGTGCTGTGGCTCATGGTAATAATGGTGAGGGTAAAAGAGAATTATTAGAGatacatacatttttcattttagcacaatatttacttttcattttttcaaattttcttatgtatatatacccttgtaatctttgtatgaaaaatatcAATAGATAAAATCATTCTTCTccaatcttaacatggtatcagagaataCATCTTAAAcctatttttcttttctccttctttctttctttgctgcTGCACGCCCAACCAGTTTCCCTTCTCCGTTCCGGCAATGAGCCTCGCAGCAGAACCACTCGTCACTCCATCACTGTCGACAACCACCATTCCATCACCGTCGCAGAGAGCAGCTCCAGGTCGCCGGAGAGAGCAGTTAGTGTCACTGTCGTCATCTTCAGTAGTCGTTGCAATCCCTCGTCCACAGTAGCCTCACTCGTCTGTTGCTGCAACTCTGGCGACCACAACTCCGGCCGCCACCTCTGCTCCATAGCCTCGGCCACACTTCCTGCTGCACGATAGCTACACCACCTGAAGTCTCCATCTTCTCTAGTAGCCAAGCCACCTTGCTCTACCGCCAGTCTACAGAACCAGCCATCTCCAAGATCCTTCGTCACCTCCTCTCCGACGTTCTTGTTTCGTGTCTCAGTCCTTCGGCAGTTTCTCAGGAAAGGACGTGCAGCGGTCTTGTCTGGCCATATCTCTAAGCCCTCATCACCGGAGCTCGTTGTATTTCTCCGACGTGTGCTCACGCGATCTCTTAGTTACAATTCTTACGGCGCAATTATTCAATCGAAGGTTCTTTTTCTGGTCGTCGCAAAGCTCGGCTTTAACCCGATTCGACACTTTTATCTGCACTATCTGACGTTATGGAAGCATCTGATTCCTCAATGGCTGCATATACTGTCACCGGTTCTTCAACCTCTTCTGAGATTGCTATCCTTGGTCTCACTAGCAAACAATGTCGTCGACTCTTGGATCCTCTATCACCATTGAATaccaactctgccaattttgctggtaacctCGCCTTTGGTCATTCTGCTTCTCTTTCtaacactgaatggattgttgattcaggtgcctctgATCACATGACTTctaatttgtcttctcttgatataTTCAACTTCTCAATCAGCCATGCCCCAttaaatggtgacattgttcctgtaACTTATATGGGCACTATGtgattttctcctaatttctctctttctaatgttctttatgtgtcttcatttaaatttaacttattattcattagcaaacttaccactgatctcaattgtgttactatattttttcctaccttttacgtctttcaggacctatcaacgaggaggctgattggaacgtgtgaagtacgtgatggactttaccactataaacccccctccgcctcagttttccactctcaacaTGTTTCGGACACGACTCTTTGACATCAACGTCTCGGTCACCCTTCCATTTCATGTATgccgaaaaccttaaatatttcttctcctcatttgtcttgtgatgtttgtgctagagcaaagcatactcgtttacctttttccttgaatacacataagagcacattttgttttaattggatttattgtgatatatggggtggttatcctaccgCTTCACTCTCTGGTGTGCATTACTTTTTAACAATTATGGATGACTACTcacgtgctacatgggtctatcttatgcgcatgaaatctaatagtttcacttgccttaaaaatttttgcgccATGGTCCAAAATCACttcaattgcactgttaagcatgtacgcactgataatggtcgagaatttctatccaccccgcttcaaacctttttccatgatcaaggcatttttcacgagcgcccatgtgtggatacaccacagcaaaatggtgttgccgagcgtaaacatcgtcatcttcttaatgtgaCTTGGTGTTTACGTTTTCCAGCCAATCTTCCCGTTTacttttggggtgaatgcattctaACAACCACCTATTTAATTAATCACACTCCTTCACctagcctcaatcataagtcctcttatgaacttctttttcagaaaccccctttgtatacacacttgcgagtgtttgggtgcttgtacTATGCCCAAAGTACTCGCCAACATTGCGATAAGTTTTCTCTtcgtgctcttcgatgtgttttcttaggttatcctactcatcataaggcttatcatatctacgatcttgaaaacaaaaaaattttcatctcccatgatgtcacttttgaatttttccctatcatctcgtCTCTCCAACTCCCACATCTTCTCCAGTCCTTCatcttcctattcctgatatacatccttcctacactttaccttcTCCACCACCCACACATAACCCTagcccctcctctctctctctctccttctcccttggtccCCTCCCCGACACCCCCACCCTCATCCCTTTCCCCTCCAccccccaccaccccctccacctaCCTCTTCATGGCCCAAACGAActgtcacacatccctctcaCTTAACTGATTATATCTGTCCTACTTTGCCAAAGTCCTCCACaacttcacaagtttcaagatgtcCCTCAGGTACGGATCATCGTCTCTCCTCCTTTTTATCTTACCATCGTTCTCTACTCCACATTTAGCTTTTCTTTCTattatgtcccaacatcccgaacccacctcatattctcaggtTGTGCTACACTCCCATTGGCGTGATGTCATGACTtttgaaatccaagccttagaaaccaataatacatgggttcttcaacaccttcccctggaaaaaaaccaattggctgtaaataggagttcaaaaaaaaattccgggccgatggatccatagagtgACACAAAGCTCACTTGGTGGTCAAGGGCTACACttaggtagaaggtttggattatcatgatacttttgctcctattgctaaacTCATTATTGTCGGGTGTGTTCTTACAATGGCGGCCGctcggaattggcatctccttcaattggacgtcaacaacgcttttctccatggtgacctcgatgaggaggtttatatgatcccCCCCTCCCCAggttattgcaaacagggggagactcatgtttgtcgtcttcagaaatccctttatggccttaagcaagcttctcgcaattggttctctaaattatcttctgttttacttgctgcaggtttcacccaatctcaggccgaccactctcttttcacccgctctcaaggtcagtcttttactcttatacttgtttatgttgatgacattctcatggaaGGCAATGATCTCTCCgctattagcactttcaaagtcatgctcgctcagaaattcaaactcaaggatcttggcaaattgaaatatttccttggcctcaaagttgctcgctctcccactgGCATTTTTCTCAACCAAcacaaatatgctcttgacatcctcactgatagcaGTCATCTAGGTGCTCGTTTtgcccactttcccatggaacaaaatctgaagctcaataatactgatgctGCTCTCCTCTCCGATCCAAGCTCATTTCGGTGACTGGTTGGGCATTTGATCTgtctcaccatcactcgtcccgaccttgtatttccagtcaacattcttagtcaatttatgcactagCCCAGACAACCGCATTATGATGCTGATGTACGTattcttcgatacattaaggcatctccaggtcaaggcttattttttcctactgccaacactcttcaagtcttagcttattctgattcggattgggctagttgacccctcactcgccgctccaccattggttttttcattcagttgggcactagTCTCATTTCCTgacgcactaagaaacaaactaccgtCTTTCGCTTCTCCGCCGAAGCTGAGTATCGGGCACTTGCTTCTactacctgtgaacttacatggcttAAAACTCTTTTACATGATCTTGGTGTACTGCATTctcagcctatgctcttatattgtgataaccaagcggctcttcacattgcccagaatcctgttttccacgaacataccaaacatatagaaatcgattgtcatattgttcgtgaaaagttacgggCTGACCTCTTCTTCACTAGGCATATTCCTACCCATAGTCagcttgccgatatcttcaccaaagctttgggtcgtgaacatttccaaactttatcacacaagttgggcattacggatctccatgctccaacttgagggggagtatcaGAGacatatacactttccattttagcacaatatttacattttgtccaattcttttatgtatatatacccttgtaatccttgaattaaaaatattaatagagAAAATCATTCTTCTCCAATCTTAACAAGAATTATATAAACTTATATGAGGTTTCCAAAATTCCATAAACCTCTTTTTCTATTTGACTTTGAGAAATTTATACtcttaaaaaaatttgttttttttttcaaaatacgaAAAAaggtatatatttttttaacaaatcttAGGAAAGGtctatacaaattttaaaatatcaagggagatttctaaaatttttaactTTATAGGGTGTCCTTGTCTTTCTTCCAAATCTTAAAGAAGGTTAGTATCTTTTACCCTATTGTTAATTACTTGAAGATAGATGATGTCAATATACTAACAGTTAAAGAGGTAATCTTTGAATTTCCTGCATGAGTGCAGAGTAAGGTTTTTTAGTTGAAACTGTCAAGGGTTAGGGTCATCCTTAATAGTTTATCACTTAAAAGAcctcataaaagaaaataaaatagatcaaATCTTTTTAATGAAGACCAAACTGCAAGAAAAAGTTCTTGACAACTATATATGTCACTAAAATTTGataattttgtttaaatttaccCTTTGGGTAAATATGGTGGTTTTGTTGGTCCTTTAGATTGAAGATTTGTGATGTTGGGGTTTTGTaacgaaaattaaaaaaaaaaaaaaaaaaaaactagtttttttccTTGTGAAGAAAAGATTTAGAATTGTTTAGTTGTGGCATTAAAACTATTCCCATATAATGACATTCTTAGGAAGAGGAtgaaatataatttgtaaaattcTCAAGAATGTACACATGATTCTCATGTCAATGTTTGGTTCAACATGATAATTCCGATAGGCATTTTAAAAATTGACCAATATACCCTTGACATGTGTATAATGAATATAtgaacaaaaattatattttttcaacaAAAACAACTACTAAGAATGTGTACCTAATTAAATTCatatcctaaaattttcaactagagatttaaaaaatatttaacaacTTTTCAACTAGAGATtcaattagacttcaagtttacttgatttctactacaacttttatgttgaatactttttaaaataaagagtttttgatagataaaaatacacctTAATggagatgtagaaaaattatcagcattttgaaaatcctcattttgatgcttttcattccaaaaatgattctaacctttttgaaataatttttgaccttatgaacattttttccaagtatgtttaaaggtatctaggtccaataaattaatcctaagagcttcatgtatccacattgaaattatttgaagtacttacatgaaatttcctataaactccttcaaatttctaattcttgaattccttgaggtctttatgcttacttcatctttctttaaactttccatgttgatcacttgggctttcattcttgatactttttctttaatatcaatgctctcatgaacttcaagttttaatccatgcctcaagctttaatataatcatccttctttgaagtacaagctttcatgaattctttaacaatgcattcatcattgagtcctgaaaatatatcacttgaataaagcatgttaagttctacttgtttgttagcataaaaataggatattaagtcttgtaaggccaacaatctccccctttttgatggtgacaaacaagaagcaaaagttggagtgagccttaagaagactccccctttcaataagcatcatcttaacaatatttgcaagatcaatatcaatttcaaaacctcttttacaatcatgctcatcactatcaaatacttctccttttgttatattatgttcatgctcaatttttgtaatcACATGtttaatttttgcttaaaacttctcccccttttgacatcgatcaaaaagaaaaaaaaatgattaagttcaagtaaaatcacatgttgagcatatcatcaaacatacatataaacaCATGTACACagtcaatttatttttcaatattgcatgtgtagtgtgttatagcattcaagtatatgagttatAATCTTTATTACTAAtagctttttcctttagacaatattcaagattttaattttttattttatgataccaatttaaaattgaattcatgatatctatttaaacttcatgataccaattgagaattgataccaattgaaaatttaattcatgaaaccaattgaaaattatctgaattgattaatagggaaacaatcataatataagcaatatgacataacactcctcCTGAATTTAacacattcagttttgttatcaattttgctttcatcatcccatgtttcaaaacattgattcacattatgtatcaaatatcaatattatgctcatatcatcaatgttataccatgctcatagatataatcatacttgtcatgctaaaaaaaattgatcttttagattttgataccaagtgagctttttaaattgtgataccaattgaaattttttaatgtgataccaaaaatattcatggataccaaagactttatagataccaaagtcattttCACATTATACACATCTCATGGaaaccaatataaccattatatctcttatagctcatggatatcaatataaaagcagtaattctatccatgtaattcatcaatggcatacatgatcaagaattaatcttatatcagaattcatgcttatgctcaataatctcatgctcaaattttcaacatagtgagccataaatttccaatataagtcaagtcaagtcaagtcatataCATGTAgcatatatcatattatataggcatgtaagcatgtagcatatagtctttcattctcaaatatctttttcttaaccgaggtacttatgtaataagctcaataatattttcttaagttaagtcttgtaaaaatcatccttaTGATGTTTGCCAACAATTCCATTttgaataagctcttaaactcatctttaagtttttctatttcaactagttcgattgttgatcatgaattaagttactttctcaatttttaaagggtaaTGACTTAATCCACGGAGTTTTtcacttatgaactagtctttcatcttggtacccatactttcttgggtccggttggtttagcAAGGGATGAttcttaattctccatacttgtttaattttcacaccctttctcttaaatggacattcaaatgttatatgcccctttttcttacattgatagcacatggtgtttgtgtaggcattagaagatgtgcaagtatagtctttggaggcttttgagaaataacccatgtaaagattccttttctttttattttcaattccattaaatccaatgtcttctttgtttagagacattctttgtgagccaatcatcttatcaaggttttcctttccctttgtaaagttgtaaataatttcatccttatctttgatttgattcttgagatcatttaactctatgtctttcttgttatcaacattctttaatgatttctctaattctagagataattttctgattctatcctctaattcagaaatatacatatctttctcatatacggtagaggataaggatagAAAGttttctatcatttggtcattcttgctttctagtttctcaattttcaagttgtttttttgtttttttttttttcagcaagatttttggattctatttcttttattgctgattcatacttatgttctaattgcttgagttttgagtctttatctctttcagcattctttaggaattctaactcttttattaaactttcattcttattcttcaatgaggtgttttgtttatttgctttcatcagcatcttatgtactttgaatagatcattttgaagttcatcataagatggcataccctcatcacttgattcattactacaagaattatttgaagattgagttgaggagctttcttcattatcccatgccataaaacagGTGcaggcaacctcttggtcacttatttcattcttcgaactacttgtactatcccatgtagtggctttcatggcctttttctttttcttcttagattttTTCTTTAGTGGTGGACATTCCGCTTTTAtatgtctagctttgttgcaattgtaagatgtaggagttttattctttgatttcttgctaacttcttcttctgattcatttgattcagatttttgatttcttttgtttctccttcttagtatccttgctagctttttagatatgaaggcttcttcatcttcattcatttcactacttgagttttcttttaatattttaaaggctattgattcttgggctttggtttttctattctgttcattcattgccatttcatatgtaaggagagaacctataagttcatctaaggaagtgtttttcaaatttcttccttcggttatggcagtggcttttggttcccatacgatTGGTAgccctttaagaattttccttatcatttcataagtagtgtacgtttttcctagtgcatttagggaattaattatgtgagtgaaactggaaaacatatttgtaatggattcatccgggttcatcttaaaagcttcatactcgcttgtgagcatatcaattctattatccctaacatccattgttccttcataagtaacttctagcttatcccatatttccttagctgatttacaagccattactcgattaaattcattagcatccaaggcacaatataaagcatttatagctcttgaatttgtttggagcattttataatcttgatcggtcatttctttcttctcttttgggatttgttttccatctactatcttagtgggaatttgatctccatctataacaacttcccatactttccaattcatcgtttggagatagatttgcctttttttttgccaaaacatgtagttcaaaccacaaaagataggaggtctagttgaagattgtcccactccaaagggagctacacctatgtTTGCCATATatatctttttataactacttgttagtaTTTGATATAACCTGACTCTAACAccaaatgaaattaggaatagcttcccaagagggggggggggtgaattggattctaaaaatttcttttaattccttttaagttaccttaaacttcttttatttcttttaaccaattcttgacttgtttgtttaattctttaatcaatcaagaacttagttcttttatccaatcaataacacaatcaaacattcaatcttcaatcacactttgaaagtagaaacaatcaaacaattaatcacaatttccaaaccaatacactcaatttgattgccaaatataaattcacttcagcacaataagattgatgtaaaattcaagttttagcacttttggaatacaaacactatccaatcaatctcaagctttgtaccattcaatcacaatatatcttttatTGTCcgccctggatatgaaattgtaagccctgttgttgaattataatttatactttactgatatagatttgcttcttcaatatgtttttcaacaacacattcacactcttcttaatattcagaactcaactaaattctcagttaatttatccttgggctgttaaccaagtaacgtactcccgtatgattttcgcaagatatggtataaccaacatactccctttcggttttcacaacccaaatcaacattagacttcaagtttacttgatttctatattatgtagtatatatgatgaTCAATTAAACCATCTacgtaatttaaatatgcttgaaaataaagagtaagggaaagagagag
The Malania oleifera isolate guangnan ecotype guangnan chromosome 13, ASM2987363v1, whole genome shotgun sequence DNA segment above includes these coding regions:
- the LOC131146171 gene encoding uncharacterized protein LOC131146171, with translation MNRCAYQQSVSATCDVVCPKPRRFGPFSPAIHDHIPPWRYHINNNYPAEISDSKAGVELLDTILTKGNSGAEKSNNFPAASSPPFFCGSPPSRTSNPVILDAQFNNEKLEPPPAAAPPLATSPSAARKGGGCVRVSFGPKPPAARIEGFDCLRGDRQNRSISAVA